AGGcgtctttcttttcttttcttttctttttccaatagataaaattatatttttggtttatttttccttttgggATTTTTAGTTTTCTGCATAGAATCCATCCTTTGTTTTCgatatgtttgtttattttcttttgattgtacTGCTTGAACAGCAGCATGATAAGTGTGGTCCTGTGGGGCGACAATAGCTCGAGCTTTCGACTTGCTCTTACAAACTACGATGAAATAGAAGGCCGGATGCTTGAGGCttgaggaaaatttctttttgttgtttctgtCCAAGAACTAAACCGTGTGATGCACGTTATTAGGTAGTACATCTCATAAACCGTGTCACATGAGCACATGGCGTGGATAGAAAGAATCATAGTAACATGCTCTAGTTTGAGACCCAAGGAAATACAGCAGGACTTCAATTTCAGAATGAAGACATGAATGAATGTCTAGAAAACCAAAACTTTCCGAGGCCGTTCTACAGTAAGGATATCCTTTTCACCATAAATTACCAGAATAAGCAGAATAAACTGAAGATATTCATACACATCAATCAAATCAGAGAATGTTGTATCAAACTCTTGCTGTTTAGTGCTGCTACCTGAATGAAACATGTATTCGGCTATAAATTATATATGGTTTTTCATTGTTTATGGAGACTCCCATGGGTCACAGCATGGAACTACTGCGTACAGCTGCTGACGTGGCCCAAGAAGAGCatgtgaattggtttaaaatctgATTCAGATACACATAGAATTCTTTCCTTGAGCttctttctattcttttttaattcatgttaaaaaagaaaattctgtTTTCTGCAGCAAGCAATTTGTGGTTAAAATCTGTTGTTAACTTGCATTTGATGGTTTGATTAGAATTTGCACTTATTTGATAAAAACTCACAAGTGGATCCATCCTTTCTCTTACAATTAATTTTCTCTTGTAAAATTCCTCTTTTCATGTTTTATCTCTAAGAATTATTTAAGTCATCAGGCTTGCCAAGAGGAATGCAGCTATCACCCAGGCACCGTGGATAACTccaccgcccccccccccctccccccctctctTCCCCCAGGGATGGGGCCAGTGTGGTCTAGTGATATTTGTAGATGACATTTATCAGTTCTACTGCAGCCTACTCTgttaaaattttctatttaagtTGGAAGTACAGTAGAAATGGATTCCTAATCTAATCAGGTTCCTGATTGCCTTTCAGATGGCCACAAAGATGATGATGCACTTGCTTTTATTGGCCAATGAAACGCCATTCTATTAAATGAACTTCTGAGCTAACTCTTGATGGGACAGAATCTGTTGAAAGCGTAGGCTGtgtttaattttcacaattaaaatGTTTCAGTGGACTCTGTTGAAATGTGTTCTCAACTTCCAGAACCTTTTTCACTTTGCTTTTATCAATTCACAGGGGAAGAATTCTATGTGGGCAAAACTTAGGACATCAATCTAACAGAAGAATATGCTATAGATGTAGATTACTTTACACTTGCCAGTGGTGGTGTTTTTTATTCTAACAATTCTTTAGACTGCATGATATTGGTTTTTTCGTGATGATATTTCTGAGAAGTACTAGTTTTGGACAACTCgaagttttttatattttgtacttGACACAAAGCTTCTAGTTATCTAGAGtgctatatttatattttctatgcATTCTGCAGGGAGCAACTATTGTGGACCAAATTGTTACTATAACTGCGGCAGATAACTATGTTCCAAAAGCTGACATTGAGGTAACTTCATTTCATACCTCTTCAATTTCCTCTGCAGTCCTTCaatataaaattgataatttatacTGCAATTATACAGGAAGCAAATATGGAGGACCATGACTCGGGCTTGGCTTCTGAAAATGTATCAACAAGTACAGAGGTAGACATGTCAACACTGATTCCATGGGTTAATAAAAACACATTGATAAAATCCATCCTCAAGGATATCCACATTACAAGTTTGTTGGGTTTATTTCATTGAGTGTCCAGCCATCTTACCACTTATCATGGGAGGGCTCCTAGATGCAACTTCTTGGTTTTGACCTTGAGAAATACCCTGTTTGAGGCTACATTGttgaataaaaaagaataacatCAAACTTTACCTTGTCATAGACTGTAGTGATATCCTGTGTTCCCTTCTATATGGAACCTGTATGGCAGATTGCCACTATCCTGTGAGTACACTGCTTCATGTCAGGGCAGGACACACGATATTATCTTCTCCACGAGCATTCTTGATACGATATCCATGTAGTCAAGCATGGATTTGTCTGTATTGGCACCTTATAGGTTAATCTTACAGGCTTATGGTGATCTGCATGTGCTAGCAGGTAAAATCTGGTTCTCCTCGTAATGGAAGAATATATGTTAGTAAAGCCCAAGATGTTGTTTCCAGTGTGCTAGCCAAAGGTTCAGCAATCAGACAAGATGCCATGAACAAGGCTAGAGCATTTGATGAGAAGCACCAGTTGAGAGCCAATGCATCTGCCAAAGTCATTTCTTTTGACAGGAGAGTCGGGCTTACAGAGAAATTAACAGTTGGGATTTCAGTTGTTAACGAGAAAATGAAGTCTGTGGATCAAAAGCTTCAGGTGTCTGATAAAACAGCGGCAGCACTGATGGCAgcagagagaaaaattaatgaCACGGGATCAGCTGTCAAATCAAGCAGGTATGTGAATCATCTCTATAACTGTCTTTGGTTTTCTTATTTGCTACCTTCCTTGTGCTGTTTAGTGCGTATTCCATGCTTACCAGTTCCTCGGGCAACTGCTCATGTATTAATCATTCTTGGGGTTGACTTCATTTATCATCTTTCTTGATTCAGCTTTGCAAGGGCCATAACCTCTAGTTAGACTATAACATAACATGTCATgccccttcttttctttttcacttcTCTGTAAAGATAGTGCTAGTCTTGAAACATTCCTGTCAGTAATATGTAGAAAGTTTCTAAAGCTTGCCATTACTGTGGcatacaaaaaaatagaatatgtGTACCCAACAAGCATGAATAAGGAGGGAATGAATGCACAAAACAGTATGTACCTGCTGGAATCTGAATTCTAGTACCATGTGAAAATACCACGAGTACCAAAAGTTCAACTGTCAGTAACTTAGCCCAATAAAATATAGCAAGAGGTCTTGGGTATTAAAACTTTGGG
The sequence above is a segment of the Diospyros lotus cultivar Yz01 chromosome 7, ASM1463336v1, whole genome shotgun sequence genome. Coding sequences within it:
- the LOC127806335 gene encoding binding partner of ACD11 1 translates to MQTRTVQVGNVSDLASEREIHEFFSFSGEIEHIEIFRGAGQSKTAFVTFKDPKALEIALLLSGATIVDQIVTITAADNYVPKADIEEANMEDHDSGLASENVSTSTEVKSGSPRNGRIYVSKAQDVVSSVLAKGSAIRQDAMNKARAFDEKHQLRANASAKVISFDRRVGLTEKLTVGISVVNEKMKSVDQKLQVSDKTAAALMAAERKINDTGSAVKSSRYVSAGTAWLNGAFSKVAKAGQVAGTKTREKWNLAVSNLTAKDPAIAV